Proteins encoded together in one Lagopus muta isolate bLagMut1 chromosome 3, bLagMut1 primary, whole genome shotgun sequence window:
- the DERL1 gene encoding derlin-1: MSDLGDWFRSIPLITRYWFAGSIAVPLIGKLGLVSPVYLFLWPDAFINRFQIWRPITATFFFPVGPGTGFLYLVNLYFLYQYSSRLETGAFDGRPADYMFMLLFNWICIVITGLAMDMQLLMIPLIMSVLYVWAQLNRDMIVSFWFGTRFKACYLPWVILGFNYIIGGSVINELIGNLVGHLYFFLMFKYPMDLGGRNFLSTPQFLYRWLPNRRGGVSGFGIPPASMRRAAEDQQGGGRHNWGQGFRLGDQ; the protein is encoded by the exons ATGTCGGACCTGGGGGACTGGTTCCGGAGCATTCCGCTCATCACCCGCTACTGGTTCGCCGGCTCCATCGCGGTGCCGCTGATCGGCAAGCTGGGTCTCGTCAGTCCCGTCTACCTCTTCCTTTGGCCCGACGCTTTCATCAACCGCTTCCAG ATCTGGCGGCCAATAACGGCAACTTTCTTCTTCCCAGTGGGACCTGGAACAGGTTTTCTCTACTTGGTGAATTTGTATTTCCTGTATCAATATTCATCACGTTTAGAAACAG GGGCTTTTGATGGAAGACCAGCAGATTACATGTTCATGCTCCTGTTTAACTGGATCTGCATTGTT ATAACTGGCTTGGCAATGGACATGCAG TTGCTGATGATTCCGCTCATCATGTCTGTCCTTTATGTGTGGGCCCAGCTGAACAGAGACATGATTGTATCGTTTTGGTTTGGAACAAGATTTAAG GCCTGTTACCTTCCATGGGTTATTCTGGGATTCAACTACATCATTGGAGGATC AGTCATCAATGAGCTCATAGGAAATCTGGTTGGACACCtgtatttcttcctaatgtttAAATATCCAATGGATCTGGGAGGAAGGAATTTTCTGTCCACACCTCAATTCTT GTACCGCTGGCTGCCAAACAGGAGAGGAGGAGTGTCAGGGTTTGGTATCCCACCTGCTAGCAtgagaagagctgcagaagatCAGCAGGGTGGTGGAAGACACAACTGGGGTCAAGGTTTCCGGCTAGGTGACCAGTGA